Sequence from the Burkholderia sp. GAS332 genome:
TCGCACCATATCGGTGATACGTTCATTCAATTAGAAGCATTTCCTGTTCGGATATCTCGACGTATGACGCATGGAACGTTGTGCTAGTCAGATCGACTACGACCCAGTTTTTACGTACCTTGCCGCTTACCAAGCGTCGGTAACGTCGTTCACGAGACACTCTCCCAACGCACAACAGGGACAGCGAGAGAGGGCCGCTTCACCCTCACCGTCCCTATCAGCCGGTTTGCTGACGCAGTTGTGGCAACATCACGCGATCGTGATGCCTAGTTCCTGCTCAATGTCGTGCATAGTGCGCAAAATGCCTTCGCGCAGCACGTCGATCATTTGGTCAATCTGCGCTTTACTAATGACGAGGGGTGGCGAAAAGACGCACTGGTTGACAATCGGCCTAAGCATCAGCCCCAGTTCATGGCAATGCCGGTCGATCCGCGCACCGAGATTGCTGTCGAACTCCAAAGAGTTCTCGGCTATCTCTTTGACTGTGCACTCGACGCAGCCGACCAACCCCATCCCCCTTACGTCAAGTACGATGGGAATCTCTCGCAATTCCTGCAAACGCGCCTGGAAATATGTCCCCACCTCGCGCACGTGCTCCAGGATCCTTTCGCGCTCGATAATTTCAATGCTCTTGAGTGCCGCGACGCAGCAGACCGGATGGCCCGAGTACGTAAATCCGTGCCCGAATGTGGCCCCCTGCGCACGCTCGCCCGAGACCTCCGAAAACAGACGATCTGAGATCAGGCATGCCCCAAGCGGCAGATAGCCCGAGGTAAGTCCTTTCGCGCAGGTGATAATGTCGGGTTCAACGCCGAACACGTCCTTCGACGCGAACCAGTGACCCAGTCGGCCAAAACCGGTCACCACTTCGTCAGAAATGTAGAGGACATCGTACTTTCGACAGATCTCCCAGCATTTACGCAGATACCCCTCCGGCGGCACGATGACGCCACCCGATGACTGGATCGGCTCGGCGATAAATGCGCCGACGTTCTCAGCCCCCAATTCGAGGATCTTCGTTTCAAGATCGTTGGCCTTTTCGTCAGCGAACGCGTGGACCGTCATTCCGGATGGCCGACGCGACGGATTGACCGACGGCAAGAAGTGGACAAACGGCGAACCGATATCGAACCAGTTCTTGTCGCGGTCCTTGCCCGTCACGAGCGAGCACAGGTAAGTGCTGCCATGGTAAGCAGAGGCGCGTGAAATGATGTGCTTCTTGCCCGGACGCCCTTTGACGTTGTTGTAGAAATGCACGAATCGAAGCGCGGTATCGACTGCCGTTGACCCCCCTGTTGTCAGGAAGACATGATTCAGATCGCCAGGCGCCAGTTCCGCCAATTTGGCGGCTAGCCTGGCCGACGGTTCACTCGTCAACGAAAAGGGATTCATGTACGGCACCTGCATGATCTGCTGTGAGATCGCATCGGCCATTTCCTGACGACCGTATCCGATCTGCATACACCACATGCCGCCGGGCCCATCGATCAACCGCCGCCCCGTTTCATCGTAGACGTAAATTCCGTCAGCGCGAGAAATGACGGTACGGTTCGTGCCCCCCGCATCCGCCATTGACTCCCACGGGTGGAACCACGACTCATTGTCGTTCTTGCGGATTTGATCCAGATTTTTCAAAGCCTTCATATTTACTCCATGAAATTCGCTTGCACGTACGTCGTTATGCTGTTTGCGTTGCACGTCCCACTACGGGTCTATCGGTCTGCACGTTCGCCAACGCGCGGCTGATCTCGCGGTCACGACTTCGAAGCCGCCTGAGCATAAAGTGGTTGTTGACCACTACAGCGGAGGTGACGAACACAATGACGAGCGTCCCCAGCGCATTGATCTCGGGGTTAAGCCCAAGCCGCACGCGGGATAGCACAACCAGCGGCAACAAGGTCGAACCCGGTCCCGACAGGAACGCGGACATGATGATGTCGTCCATGGAAATCGTGAACGATAGAAGCCATCCGGAAATCAGCGCCTGGGCGATGAGTGGCAATGTCACATCGAAAAACACTCGCAGCGATGTTGCGCCGAGATCTTGCGCAGCTTCTCCAAGCGATTTATCCATTCCCGAGAGCCGGGATTGCACCGTGATCGCGACGTAGGACAGGCAGAGCATCACGTGACCAATCCATATCGTCACCATCCCGCGCCCGCCTGGCCACCCGGTTACCTGCTGCAAGCCGACGAACAACAGGAGCAGCGAGATCCCCTGAATAACTTCGGGCAGCACGAGCGGCGCATTCGTCATGGCGGCGAATAGTGTGAATCCGCGAAACCGCCCTGAGTTGGCGATGACAAAGCCTGCCCATGTACCGATGAACACCGAGGTGAAGGCCGTTGCAATCGCAATTTTTAAACTTGTAACCGCGGCATTCAGAAGTTCTGTGTCCTGCGTCAACGCGTAGTACCACTTGAACGAGAAACCAGTCCACACAGTGACGAGCTGTGACTCGTTAAAGGAATAGAAAACGACGCTTAGCATCGGCACGTAGAGAAACATGAATACAAGAAACAGGAAGGTTCCCGGAAGAAATGCACGCAGCTTGTTCATTTTTATTTGAGCTCCTTAGCCTGGATTGTCTGAAACCACGCCATGGGGATCAGCAGCAATGCGACCATCGCACAAGCAGCCGCGGCTGCAACCGGCCAGTCCGTATTGTTGAAAAAATCGTCCCACATCACGCGGCCAATCATGAGCGAGTCGGCTCCCCCCAACAGCTCCGGGATCACGTACTCACCGACAGCAGGAATGAATACCAGCAGGCAGCCAGCGACAATCCCCCTCGCCGACAGAGGGATGGTGACCGTGAGGAAAACCTTCCATGGTTTTGCACCAAGATCGCGTGCAGCTTCGAGCAGTCTCACATCCATCTTCACGAGGTGCGCGTACAAAGGCAGGATGAGATAGGGCAGGTATGAATAGACCATTCCGATGTAAAGCCCCCAATCGGTGTGATACAAGCGCAGCGGCTCGTCGATCACATGGCTCCAGATCAACACCGAGTTGAGCAGCCCCCTCTCCTTCAGAATGCCAATCCACGAATAGATACGAATCAAATACGACGTCCAGAAAGGCAACATCACACCTATCATCAGCAGGTTGCGTCGGGCCGGAGTGGAGCGCGCGATGATATAAGCCGTTGGATAGCCAATCACAAGACACAGCAATGTCGAGAAAAGCGCGACCTCTACGGACTTCAGATATGCACCGATATACAGGCCATCAGTCAGCACCGAACGGTAGTGTGAGAAATTCAGTTTGATCTGCAGAACACCGTTGCTAAAGTCCATCAGGGACGAGTATGGCGGCATCGCCATGCGCAGATCTGCAAAGCTGATCTTCGCCACGACAAGGAAGGGCACCATGAAGAACAGCAGCAGGAACGCGAACGGAACGGCGATGACTACCGATCGGCCGGATGGTTTGATCTGGCTGCAAATTTTGAGGAGAGGCGAGTTCATTTCTCCACCACCACAACGCTGTCCGGGTCCCACGCGAGGTACACCGACTCACCATAGGCAAGACAATGATCGAAGCTCTTCAATGTCAAGCGGGAGACATTGACAGTCATCAGCTTTCCGCTGCGCAGCCGAATATAGAAGAGCGTATAGCTGCCCATGTAGGCGTATTCTTCGATCAGACCTTCCGCGATGTTGCTATTAGTCAAAGGCGGATTAAGACTCATGCTCAAGCGTTCGGGACGAATCGAGATATGGACCGCCATGCCCTGACGCAAATTGATAGGGTTTTTCGTACGAATGGGCGCAGCCAGATCGGCGGAGTCGATCAGGACCGACTGATCCTCGATCAACATGCCCTCAAACATATTCGTCGAGCCGATGAAGTCTGCGGCAAACCGACAATTTGGAAATTCGTAAACCTCCTCCGGGGCGCCAATTTGCATGATCCGGCCATGGTTCATGACTGCGAGACGATCAGCCATCGTCATCGCTTCATCCTGGTCGTGGGTCACCATGACGCACGTCACACCCACTCGCTGCAAGATGTTGCCAAGCTCAAACTGAGTCTGCTGACGAATTTTCTTGTCCAGTGCGGACATTGGCTCGTCCAGAAGCAACAATTTGGGGCGCTTGATCAAACTGCGCGCAAGGGCTATGCGCTGCTGCTGACCTCCGGACAACTGATGCGGCTTGCGCATTCGATAGGCGGACATCTGAACCAGGTCGAGCACCTCGCTGACCCTTTCCTTGATCTCGGTCTTCGGTATGCGCTCCTGCTTCAAACCATACGCGACGTTTGCCTCAACTGTCATATGAGGAAACAACGCGTAAGACTGAAACATCATGTTGGTCGGGCGGCGGTGAACCGGCAATCTGGCAAGATCCTGGCCTTCAATCAGAATTCGGCCTGACGTCGGCGTCTCCAGCCCCGCCATCATGCGTAGCAGGGTTGATTTCCCACATCCCGAACTGCCGAGTAGCGCAAACAATTCGCCTTTCCCAATCGACAGATTCACGCAATCGACCGCCTTAGAATCGCCGAAGCTCTTCGCTACATCGATAATCTGAACGAAATCCGGGTACCGATTGCGGGGCGCAATTTGCTCAAATTTCTTCGATCCGTCAATTACATGGCCATACGCGACTGCGTCCCGCCCAGTTCGATCTGTTTCGATTGGTGCATTGTTCATATACCAGCCTCATTAGTACTATTAAGTAACAACGTGACACGACTGCACACATGACATTTACATCGCCTTCATTTTCAGTCGTCACGACCCGGAAGACCGTACCGCGGTTGCCCGTACGCGCCAATCACTGATGCTTATGTTGAACTAACGTTCATTCAATATGACGAACGAAAAAATGCGTGAAACGCTCGATTCTCACTGCATCACACTTCGGTTCTCGCCAGTCGGTGACAGTTCGGTCATCTCAATGCAGAGACAACAAAAACTGCCGCCGACTGGTAATCTGGAATCGCCCACCCAGCAAGCAAAGCTCGCGCATTGCTTTTGTGGTGCAGCAAAGTCCATCGTCACGCAAGCGTCTTCGCCAGGAAGTCCAGACAAGCGTCCTCTGCCTCTTTGGGGGTGAACCCTTTCGGGTCGAGCCCCCATTCCAGCCACAGACCGTCTATCAATCCGATCAGCGAGATGGCGGCCCTTCGGGCGTTAATTTCGCACCCACGCTTTTGTCCGACCAGTTCGAACAGCGCCTGGTATGTGTCACGATCCTGCTTGTAGGTCTCGCGATGCAGGCGCCTCAAATCCGGCGACTTCGCAATCACACTCCAGTATCCCACCCATATCCCGAGGTATTCGGGCTTGAAAAGCGTTGGCCCGAAGCACACGCGAATGAACGCGCGCAGGCGATCCTCCGGGTCGCTGTAGGTATTCATCACCATCTGCTGCGTGTGAAACGCCCATTCGTCACAAAGCTCCCTGTACGATTGGCGCAGCAGTTCCTCCTTCGTATCGAAGTAATGATTAATCATTCCCCGCGAGACCTGCGCTTCCGCGCAAATATTCTCAACGGTGGTACCCGAAAACCCGTACTTCGCAATCGAGCGCATGGTCGCCTGAATCAGCGACTTGCGACGAACCTCAGGATCTTCACGGCTGCGCGTGCGCGCCGTCTGTTTTCTCGCGCTCTCTGCGTTGGGTTCGGATTTCGCCATCGTCATGCGCCTCAATGAAATTTTCTGGATATTGGCAGCTATTATATGAGGCCTCGTTCTCCCGCGCGGCCATGCCCCCAGACAACCCTCAGCGCTACGGGACAAGTATCTCCCTGATGCAGCCTGATCAGCGATCCGCCTTGAAATCAAGCCAAAGCTTGTTGATGGTGTGGCGAATGTCGGGATCGATCGGCTGAAGCACGAAATACGTTTTGACCTGCTCGCTCGTTGGATAAATGGAAGTGTCGTTCACCAGGCTAGCATTGATCATGCTACGTGCGGCCACGTTGCCCGTGGGGTACGTCGTATCGTTCGTAATTCCCGCCGATACATCCGGTTTCAGAATGAAATTGATCCATTTGTAGGCGTCTTCTTTATTCTCGGCATCTTTGGGAATAGCCATCATGGTGAACCACACGCCGCCGCCGCCTTTCGGAACCAGATATTTGATTTCGAAGTCGCGATGTGCCTCCATGACACGACGTTTGATCATTCCTGCGTCGCCGGACCAAGTGTAAGCGACGCAGACATCGCCGCCGGCCACGTCGTTGAGATAGGTAGAACTGAACTGGGTAACGTAGGGTCTGATCTTCTTCAAGACATTGTAGGCATCCCGGTAGTCACTGACGTTTTTGCTATTCGGATCGCGGCCCATGTAGGACAGGACGATCGGGAATACATCAGCAGGAGAATCGACAATCGAGACGCCGCATTTGCTCAGTTTGCTGACTACGGCCGGATTAAACAGGAGATTCCATCCCAGTGCATCGAGGTCTACGTCCTTCCCGAGTACCGCACCCACCTGCTTGAGATTGATCGAAATGCCTTCCGTTCCCCAGGCGTACGGCACGCCATAACGATTACCGGGATCCATTTTGGAGATCTTCTTCATCAACTCTGGATCGATATTCGACCGGTTTGGAATTTTCGTCCAATCGAGTTTTTCATAAACCCCGGCTTCAATCTGGTTTGCCATGTAGGTCAGCGTCGGATACACCACGTCGTAGCCGGTGTGGCCGCTGAGCAGCTTGGCCTGCAGTGTGTCGTCGCTGTCGAGCGCATCGTACTTTACCTTTACACCCGTCGCCTGCTGATACTGGGCGACCGTGTCCTTTCCAATGTAGTCGGACCAATTGAGCACATTGAGCGTGCCGGTTGCGGCGAGGGCAGCGCCGTGGCCAAGAACAACGCTTACGAAGACAAGTGGTATGGACGCTTTCATGCACTTCACGGCGTATCCTCCTTCGGGAAACTAGGGTGTCTGAGCGGCGCTCTTCTGCCCTTCCTGCAGCACGAACATTCCTGCGATGGATCGTAGTCTACTATTTTACGATCGTTCAATAGCATAGGCAGAACTACCTAGACGAGAACAATTTTCGAAGCGCCGTCGCTCGACAATCAAGCATCGCAGCTTATCTCACACGGAACCATAAAATTTCACCAAAGTCCTTTTCAGCAAGGCTTTGATAGGAATTACGGAAGATTTACAGGCGTAGCAAGTAGATCGAACGACCCAGCATTTAAAGGTCTTTCCGTACGAATCAAACCAGCTTGATCTCAACGTAGCATGGTCAACTTTTTATTGAACATTCGTTTGATAACTACATATAATTGAGCGTGTCATGACTTCCGTGAGGCGGTAGATTGAAAGGGACCATCGGCAAGGAGACGGCGCCGGCACGCGGTATCGGTGCCCGTGAAATAGCGGCTAGGCGTCAGCAATCGATCATCGACGCCACTATGCGCTGCATCGCCCGTTACAGCTATTCTGAAACCACCGTCGACCGGATCTGCGCCGAAGCGAACATCGCGCGTGGCCTCATTCACTATCACTTCGGATCGAAAGATGCACTGATGGCACGAACCTATCAGCGATTGGCCGCAGACCTGCTAAACGCTTCCCGGGAAGCGGCGGCAAAAGCAACAAGTACGGAGGAGAAACTCGCTGCGATCATCAAGGCGTGTTTCGCTGCACCCGTATTTAAACCGTCGACAGTCAAAGTCTGGCTTGGATTCTGGAGCGTTGCCCAAAGCGACCCCGTGATCGGCAACGCGCACAAGGCGCTATACAGCGCTCACCGCGACACGCTTAAGAAACTCTTCGACCAGATCGTCCAAGTGTGCGGTACGCCCATAGACGGTGAATTGGCTGCCGCGACGCTTACAGCAGTTATCGACGGTTTCTGGCTCGAACGCGCCCGCGACCCTTCGTCGTTCAAATCCGTGAATGCGCTGTGTGGCTGCATGCAGGTCATGAATGCATTCCTGCTCCGCAAACCCTGCGCACGGAACATATAAATGGCTATTTTCAACAATGCGTGCGGCAATGCGGAACGGCCGAATCTGGCCGTCCCCGAGGCAAGGACGAGAGTTTTCATGCGGTTGTGGACTGGCTCATTGAGCGCAAGCTGATGGCATTGTTAACTTGCCGAGAGCGATACGGCACGGCGGCAGACGTGATGACTGATGAGCGCAGCTGTGGCGCGCCGGGGTTCAAGATTTTTCGCTGTGCCCGGCTCCTTCCGGCCGGCATTGAGGTTATGCGTATGATCGCGAAAGGACAGATGAAGTGTGCTCGCGGAACCCATCCGCCCGCCGCTGATCAATTCTACGACCTCGCAATATAAGTATTACTTTACAGATCGCCCCTACTCGCCCCTTGATCCTTACCGCAACAGAGCCTCTCAAGCTGAGCGGCTGGCTGCCGGTGGCGCCTCTGTCCGGCTCGTTTCGCATCAGTCCGGCGTGCTTGCCGCATAGCGCATCCGACGGCTGGTGATGGCAATGCACCGGGAGGGCTGCCAGGCGCTGCCTCCGGCCGTCCTACTCAAGCAACGCCAGCACGTCGTCGTAGAGCGCCTGGGAAATCCGCACGCCGTCTCGCAGGCTGCGCGCCCGGGCATCGAAGCGCCGCTGCGAAGGCAGCCGCGCGCCCTGCGCCACCACCGCGCCCAACAGCGTCTCGGCCCGCGCGAGTCCCGCTTCGTAGTCGTCACCGAGAAACACCTTCGGGTCCAGTGCGATCAGCAATTCGCCGTGGTAAGGCGTCGCGCCCACGCCCTCGTCATAGGCCTGTGACTCCATGCTGGTCAGGTCTCCGATCAGCGCGCCCGCCAGCAATTCGATCATCGCCGCCAATGCCGAGCCCTTGTGACCGCCGAACGTCTGCATCGCGCCTTGCAGCGCCGCCTTGGCATCGGTAGTCGGCCGGCCGGCGCTGTCGATCGCCCAGTGCGAGGGAATGGCTTTGTCCTGCCGCGCGTGCAATTCGATATCTCCGCGCGCGATTGCACTGGTTGCGAAGTCGAATACGAAAGGCTGTCCGCCCGGTCGTGGCCACGCGAACGCCAGCGGATTGGTGCCGAACACCGGTTCCTTGCCGCCCGCAGGCGCGACCCAGCTATGGCTGGGATTCATGGCGAGACCCACCAGCCCTTGCGCGGCGATCGCCTCCACTTCAGGCCAGAGCGCCGAAAAGTGATAGCAGTGATTGATCGCCATGGCCGCGATCCCCTGCTGCCGCGCCTTGTCGAGGAAAACCGGCAGACCGGTCTCGAATGCGAGCAACGAGAAGCCATGGTGGGCGTCGACTGCCACGATGCCGGCGGACACGTCGCGCAGCGTCGGCTCGGCACACGGATTGACTTTCCCGACGCGTAACGACCTCGCGCAAACCAGCAGCCGGTACACGCCATGCGAATGGCATTCGTCGCGCTGGCATTGCGTGATCACATGAGAGATGGCGGTCGCGTGCGCATCCGACAAACCGTGTCGCGTCAACACACGGTGTGACAGTGCGTAAACCTCGTCGAGCGTCAGCACGACATCCGTTGATTCGGTGCTCATGCTGCCGCCTCCGCGCGGACAACCTTACCGTCGATCCGTTGCGCAACGCCCAATGGATTGTCGCTGCGAAGCGCCGCCGGCAGCAACGTGCTGGGCAGGTCCTGATACGACACGGGCCGCAGAAAGCGTTCGATCGCGCGACTGCCCACCGACGTCGTGCGCGTGTCCGAGGTTGCCGGAAATGGACCGCCGTGGATCATCGCGTGACCGACCTCGACACCCGTTCCAAAGCCGTTCACCAGGATTCGCCCAGCCTTGTTTTCGAGCGTCGGCAGCAATGCGCGCAATGCGTCGTGGTCGGCATCGTTCAGATGCACAGCGGTGGTCAATTGACCTTCGAGCGATTTGATCAGCCGAAGCAACGCGCCCGCATCCGCACAACGCACGACCAGCGAGGCAGGGCCGAACATCTCCTCACGCAACGCGGGCTGCGCCGCGAACGCGTCAGCGGAAGTGGCGAACAACGCCCCCGGCGCGTCATAGCGTCCGCCCGCGGCGCCTTCGGCCAACAGTTCGACGTCCACGTGCCCACGCAGCCGTTCAACGCCCGCGCGATACGCCGCATGAATGCCGGGCGTCAGCATCGTTGCCGCCGGCACGCTCGCGAGCGCCGCAGCCGCCGCACGCTCGAACGCGCGCAGCGCGTCGCCATCCACCGCGAGAACGAGTCCGGGATTGGTGCAGAACTGGCCCGCGCCCAAGGTCAACGACGTAACGAACTGTTGCGCAATCGCGTCGGCCCGTTCTGTGAGTGCGCCAGCTAGCAGGATCACCGGATTGATCGAACTCATCTCGGCGTAAACGGGCACCGGTTCGGGTCGATCATGGGCGATCTTCAGCAAGGCCATGCCGCCCGCGCGGGAACCGGTGAAGCCGACCGCCTTCACGCGGCGGTCGGCAACGAGCGCCTGCCCGATCGAGCGTCCCGAGTCGAACAATAGCGAAAATACCCCTTGCGGCAGGCCGCATTCGCGCACGGCTTGTGCAATCGCGAGACCGACCAGTTCCGAGGTTCCCGGATGTGCGGAATGCGCCTTCACGATCACCGGACATCCGGCCGCAAACGCCGCGGCCGTATCGCCGCCGGCCACCGAAAACGCCAGCGGAAAGTTCGACGCGCCAAACACGGCCACTGGCCCGATTGCGATATTGCGCATCCGCAGATCGACCCGCGGCAGCGGCGTGCGTCCTGGCAATGCAGGGTCGATCCGTGCATCGAGGAAATCGCCGCTGCGCACGACCGACGCGAACAGCGCCAGTTGACCGACCGTGCGCGCCCGCTCGCCTTCGATACGCGCGCGCGGAAGGCCGGTTTCGGCCATGCAGCGGCTGATCAGTTGATCGCCGAGCGCCATGATGTTGTGGCCGATCGTCTCGAGGAAGACCGCGCGCGCCTCGAGCGTCGTTTCGCGGTAACGGTCGAACGCGTCGTCAGCCAGCGCGCATGCAGCATCGAGGT
This genomic interval carries:
- a CDS encoding Adenosylmethionine-8-amino-7-oxononanoate aminotransferase — protein: MKALKNLDQIRKNDNESWFHPWESMADAGGTNRTVISRADGIYVYDETGRRLIDGPGGMWCMQIGYGRQEMADAISQQIMQVPYMNPFSLTSEPSARLAAKLAELAPGDLNHVFLTTGGSTAVDTALRFVHFYNNVKGRPGKKHIISRASAYHGSTYLCSLVTGKDRDKNWFDIGSPFVHFLPSVNPSRRPSGMTVHAFADEKANDLETKILELGAENVGAFIAEPIQSSGGVIVPPEGYLRKCWEICRKYDVLYISDEVVTGFGRLGHWFASKDVFGVEPDIITCAKGLTSGYLPLGACLISDRLFSEVSGERAQGATFGHGFTYSGHPVCCVAALKSIEIIERERILEHVREVGTYFQARLQELREIPIVLDVRGMGLVGCVECTVKEIAENSLEFDSNLGARIDRHCHELGLMLRPIVNQCVFSPPLVISKAQIDQMIDVLREGILRTMHDIEQELGITIA
- a CDS encoding putrescine transport system permease protein translates to MNKLRAFLPGTFLFLVFMFLYVPMLSVVFYSFNESQLVTVWTGFSFKWYYALTQDTELLNAAVTSLKIAIATAFTSVFIGTWAGFVIANSGRFRGFTLFAAMTNAPLVLPEVIQGISLLLLFVGLQQVTGWPGGRGMVTIWIGHVMLCLSYVAITVQSRLSGMDKSLGEAAQDLGATSLRVFFDVTLPLIAQALISGWLLSFTISMDDIIMSAFLSGPGSTLLPLVVLSRVRLGLNPEINALGTLVIVFVTSAVVVNNHFMLRRLRSRDREISRALANVQTDRPVVGRATQTA
- a CDS encoding putrescine transport system permease protein is translated as MNSPLLKICSQIKPSGRSVVIAVPFAFLLLFFMVPFLVVAKISFADLRMAMPPYSSLMDFSNGVLQIKLNFSHYRSVLTDGLYIGAYLKSVEVALFSTLLCLVIGYPTAYIIARSTPARRNLLMIGVMLPFWTSYLIRIYSWIGILKERGLLNSVLIWSHVIDEPLRLYHTDWGLYIGMVYSYLPYLILPLYAHLVKMDVRLLEAARDLGAKPWKVFLTVTIPLSARGIVAGCLLVFIPAVGEYVIPELLGGADSLMIGRVMWDDFFNNTDWPVAAAAACAMVALLLIPMAWFQTIQAKELK
- a CDS encoding putrescine transport system ATP-binding protein, which translates into the protein MNNAPIETDRTGRDAVAYGHVIDGSKKFEQIAPRNRYPDFVQIIDVAKSFGDSKAVDCVNLSIGKGELFALLGSSGCGKSTLLRMMAGLETPTSGRILIEGQDLARLPVHRRPTNMMFQSYALFPHMTVEANVAYGLKQERIPKTEIKERVSEVLDLVQMSAYRMRKPHQLSGGQQQRIALARSLIKRPKLLLLDEPMSALDKKIRQQTQFELGNILQRVGVTCVMVTHDQDEAMTMADRLAVMNHGRIMQIGAPEEVYEFPNCRFAADFIGSTNMFEGMLIEDQSVLIDSADLAAPIRTKNPINLRQGMAVHISIRPERLSMSLNPPLTNSNIAEGLIEEYAYMGSYTLFYIRLRSGKLMTVNVSRLTLKSFDHCLAYGESVYLAWDPDSVVVVEK
- a CDS encoding transcriptional regulator, TetR family, producing MAKSEPNAESARKQTARTRSREDPEVRRKSLIQATMRSIAKYGFSGTTVENICAEAQVSRGMINHYFDTKEELLRQSYRELCDEWAFHTQQMVMNTYSDPEDRLRAFIRVCFGPTLFKPEYLGIWVGYWSVIAKSPDLRRLHRETYKQDRDTYQALFELVGQKRGCEINARRAAISLIGLIDGLWLEWGLDPKGFTPKEAEDACLDFLAKTLA
- a CDS encoding putative spermidine/putrescine transport system substrate-binding protein/putrescine transport system substrate-binding protein, which encodes MKCMKASIPLVFVSVVLGHGAALAATGTLNVLNWSDYIGKDTVAQYQQATGVKVKYDALDSDDTLQAKLLSGHTGYDVVYPTLTYMANQIEAGVYEKLDWTKIPNRSNIDPELMKKISKMDPGNRYGVPYAWGTEGISINLKQVGAVLGKDVDLDALGWNLLFNPAVVSKLSKCGVSIVDSPADVFPIVLSYMGRDPNSKNVSDYRDAYNVLKKIRPYVTQFSSTYLNDVAGGDVCVAYTWSGDAGMIKRRVMEAHRDFEIKYLVPKGGGGVWFTMMAIPKDAENKEDAYKWINFILKPDVSAGITNDTTYPTGNVAARSMINASLVNDTSIYPTSEQVKTYFVLQPIDPDIRHTINKLWLDFKADR
- a CDS encoding transcriptional regulator, TetR family, whose product is MKGTIGKETAPARGIGAREIAARRQQSIIDATMRCIARYSYSETTVDRICAEANIARGLIHYHFGSKDALMARTYQRLAADLLNASREAAAKATSTEEKLAAIIKACFAAPVFKPSTVKVWLGFWSVAQSDPVIGNAHKALYSAHRDTLKKLFDQIVQVCGTPIDGELAAATLTAVIDGFWLERARDPSSFKSVNALCGCMQVMNAFLLRKPCARNI
- a CDS encoding Malate/lactate/ureidoglycolate dehydrogenase, LDH2 family, yielding MSTESTDVVLTLDEVYALSHRVLTRHGLSDAHATAISHVITQCQRDECHSHGVYRLLVCARSLRVGKVNPCAEPTLRDVSAGIVAVDAHHGFSLLAFETGLPVFLDKARQQGIAAMAINHCYHFSALWPEVEAIAAQGLVGLAMNPSHSWVAPAGGKEPVFGTNPLAFAWPRPGGQPFVFDFATSAIARGDIELHARQDKAIPSHWAIDSAGRPTTDAKAALQGAMQTFGGHKGSALAAMIELLAGALIGDLTSMESQAYDEGVGATPYHGELLIALDPKVFLGDDYEAGLARAETLLGAVVAQGARLPSQRRFDARARSLRDGVRISQALYDDVLALLE
- a CDS encoding 2,5-dioxopentanoate dehydrogenase gives rise to the protein MSITGQLLIGGAGVRGQNGEFRAIDAQSGEPFGIAFGGATREDLDAACALADDAFDRYRETTLEARAVFLETIGHNIMALGDQLISRCMAETGLPRARIEGERARTVGQLALFASVVRSGDFLDARIDPALPGRTPLPRVDLRMRNIAIGPVAVFGASNFPLAFSVAGGDTAAAFAAGCPVIVKAHSAHPGTSELVGLAIAQAVRECGLPQGVFSLLFDSGRSIGQALVADRRVKAVGFTGSRAGGMALLKIAHDRPEPVPVYAEMSSINPVILLAGALTERADAIAQQFVTSLTLGAGQFCTNPGLVLAVDGDALRAFERAAAAALASVPAATMLTPGIHAAYRAGVERLRGHVDVELLAEGAAGGRYDAPGALFATSADAFAAQPALREEMFGPASLVVRCADAGALLRLIKSLEGQLTTAVHLNDADHDALRALLPTLENKAGRILVNGFGTGVEVGHAMIHGGPFPATSDTRTTSVGSRAIERFLRPVSYQDLPSTLLPAALRSDNPLGVAQRIDGKVVRAEAAA